One Lacunisphaera limnophila DNA window includes the following coding sequences:
- the obgE gene encoding GTPase ObgE, which yields MFIDETTIKCRAGDGGRGCRSFRREKYEPWGGPNGGDGGKGGDVVLQGDTDQNNLIDFKYKPHWNGERGEHGQGGDCTGREGRPAVLRVPLGTIAYHRETGEVIGEVLEDGQILVLLKGGKGGMGNTKFKSSTNRAPTKTGPGLPGEIGEFRLELKSIADIGLVGFPNAGKSSLTNLITKARPKTAPYPFTTLHPQIGVIEYPAEYERLVLADIPGLIAGASDGKGLGHRFLRHIERCKLLLIIIDLAGTDTRDPRDDYKQLLKELELYDKSLLKKPRLVAANKMDEEAAVVNLKKFKKRYPKVELVPISCLSEAGLPKLRKELLKRVLKLRAKENKSPSPAT from the coding sequence ATGTTCATCGACGAAACCACGATCAAATGCCGCGCCGGCGACGGTGGCCGCGGCTGCCGCAGCTTCCGCCGGGAAAAATACGAGCCCTGGGGCGGTCCCAACGGCGGCGACGGCGGCAAGGGCGGCGATGTCGTCCTCCAGGGGGACACGGACCAGAACAACCTCATTGATTTCAAGTACAAGCCCCACTGGAACGGCGAGCGCGGCGAGCACGGCCAGGGCGGGGATTGCACCGGCCGGGAGGGCCGTCCGGCCGTCCTGCGCGTGCCGCTCGGCACCATCGCCTACCACCGGGAGACCGGTGAGGTCATCGGCGAGGTGCTGGAGGACGGCCAGATCCTCGTCCTGCTCAAGGGCGGCAAGGGCGGCATGGGCAACACCAAGTTCAAATCCTCCACCAACCGCGCGCCGACCAAGACCGGCCCGGGCCTGCCCGGCGAGATCGGGGAGTTCCGGCTGGAACTGAAGAGCATTGCCGACATCGGCCTGGTCGGTTTTCCCAACGCGGGCAAATCGTCGCTCACCAATCTCATCACCAAGGCCCGCCCGAAGACCGCGCCGTACCCGTTCACGACCCTGCACCCGCAAATCGGCGTGATTGAGTACCCCGCGGAGTACGAGCGCCTCGTCCTCGCCGACATCCCCGGCCTCATCGCCGGCGCCAGCGACGGCAAGGGCCTCGGCCACCGTTTTCTGCGCCACATTGAGCGCTGCAAGCTGCTCCTGATCATCATCGACCTCGCCGGCACCGACACCCGCGACCCGCGAGACGACTACAAGCAGCTGCTCAAGGAACTCGAACTCTACGACAAATCCCTCCTGAAAAAGCCCCGCCTCGTCGCGGCCAACAAGATGGACGAGGAGGCCGCCGTCGTGAACCTGAAGAAATTCAAAAAACGCTATCCGAAGGTGGAATTGGTGCCGATTTCCTGCCTTTCCGAGGCCGGTCTGCCCAAGCTCCGGAAAGAATTGCTAAAGCGCGTCCTCAAGCTCCGGGCCAAAGAAAATAAATCGCCAAGTCCTGCCACCTGA
- the ftsZ gene encoding cell division protein FtsZ has protein sequence MDQPSSELPLEAMADRDVGIKLIGVGGGGSNAVDRLKMENLDRLQLAVINTDLKALGTSPVQDKILIGAGLTRGLSAGGDPELGCKAAEADADKIAEIVKDTDLVFLVAGLGGGTGSGATPIVAQIAAEAGAVVIAFVTLPFSFEGGRRARQAEEALAELRRVCDAVIPLSNDMLLQEGTEQTSVLDSFARADEWIGRGVKSIWAMLSRTGLINVDFTAVRQVFHHRGGKTLFGLGTGTGDNPAQAALDDLKNCPLLHTPEHARKADRLLVNITGGADLSLTKVNEIMSAVTEQFGPEAHVVMGAAIDEALQGRVELCVLGTTDVGGRNFVRRPAPAPVRRVEKPVAPAAAADPATPRSRAPAAPEAAGVAPAATKPKPQQEEFGFQGGEPAENRGAFGKSDRNLFEGQDLDVPTYLRKGIKVAL, from the coding sequence ATGGACCAGCCCTCTTCCGAACTGCCTCTCGAGGCCATGGCCGACCGCGATGTCGGCATCAAGCTCATCGGCGTGGGCGGCGGCGGCTCCAACGCCGTCGACCGCCTCAAGATGGAAAACCTCGACCGCCTCCAGCTGGCGGTCATCAACACCGACCTCAAGGCCCTCGGCACCTCGCCGGTGCAGGACAAGATCCTGATTGGCGCCGGGCTCACCCGAGGCCTGAGCGCCGGCGGCGACCCGGAGCTCGGCTGCAAGGCCGCCGAGGCCGACGCCGACAAGATCGCCGAGATCGTCAAGGACACCGACCTGGTCTTCCTCGTCGCCGGCCTGGGCGGCGGCACCGGCTCGGGCGCCACCCCCATCGTGGCCCAGATTGCCGCCGAGGCGGGGGCGGTCGTCATCGCGTTTGTCACCCTGCCGTTCAGCTTCGAGGGCGGCCGCCGCGCCCGCCAGGCCGAGGAGGCCCTGGCCGAATTGCGCCGCGTGTGCGACGCGGTCATCCCGCTTTCCAACGACATGCTCCTGCAGGAAGGCACCGAGCAGACCAGCGTCCTCGACTCCTTCGCCCGCGCCGACGAGTGGATCGGCCGCGGCGTGAAGTCCATCTGGGCCATGCTCTCGCGCACCGGCCTGATCAACGTGGACTTCACCGCCGTCCGGCAGGTTTTCCACCACCGCGGGGGCAAGACCCTCTTCGGTCTGGGCACCGGTACCGGGGACAATCCGGCGCAGGCCGCGCTGGATGATCTCAAGAACTGCCCGCTGCTCCACACCCCGGAGCACGCCCGCAAGGCCGACCGCCTCCTCGTGAACATCACCGGCGGCGCCGACCTCAGCCTCACCAAGGTCAACGAGATCATGTCCGCCGTGACCGAGCAGTTCGGCCCCGAGGCACATGTCGTGATGGGCGCCGCCATCGACGAGGCCCTGCAGGGTCGCGTCGAGCTCTGCGTGCTCGGCACCACCGATGTCGGGGGGCGCAATTTTGTCCGCCGGCCGGCCCCCGCGCCCGTGCGCCGGGTGGAGAAACCCGTCGCCCCGGCGGCCGCCGCCGATCCCGCCACCCCCCGGTCCCGGGCTCCCGCCGCCCCCGAGGCTGCCGGTGTCGCCCCCGCGGCCACCAAGCCCAAGCCCCAGCAGGAGGAATTCGGTTTCCAAGGGGGCGAACCGGCCGAAAACCGCGGCGCCTTCGGCAAGTCCGACCGCAACCTCTTCGAGGGCCAGGACCTCGACGTGCCCACCTACCTCCGCAAGGGCATCAAAGTGGCGCTCTGA
- the ftsA gene encoding cell division protein FtsA, translating to MISNSSRIIGAVEIGTGKVVVLVGEIARGRSLNIIGVGVAPARGVMKGEVVDYKAACEATHQALEMAEQRAGARIEEVWLAQSGGHLDAFYNEASVNVKSADNTVNALDIESVCALAKEKELPAGRSRIHEIRRPFRLDGRAVPNPEHLTGRRLEVGYWIVHGGESKVSDNIHVVGGYHLEVRELVLASLAAGSLLTTPEERSQGALVIDLGKGVTDYVLYRDGHVLVTGTLPVAGDHLTNDLSIGLRVTLAQAEMLKLRHGRGTVQTRDKADKVWLDGDGAFGDRQVPKLGIETITSARTLELLEVVRQKLGPAFVAEHCGAGVILTGGTARMPGIEEAATRVFGLNARRGEAPAWVKDELKDPMFSTVLGIFQFGLRTAHEHTLPARRKPGLLSNLTRIFASS from the coding sequence GTGATCTCTAACAGCAGTCGCATCATCGGCGCCGTCGAAATCGGCACCGGCAAGGTCGTGGTCCTCGTGGGCGAGATCGCCCGCGGGCGCAGCCTCAATATCATCGGCGTCGGCGTGGCCCCGGCTCGCGGCGTCATGAAGGGCGAGGTGGTCGACTACAAGGCCGCCTGCGAGGCGACCCACCAGGCCCTCGAGATGGCCGAGCAGCGCGCCGGCGCCCGGATCGAGGAGGTCTGGCTCGCCCAGAGCGGCGGCCACCTCGACGCCTTCTACAACGAGGCCTCGGTCAACGTGAAGTCCGCCGACAACACCGTCAACGCCCTCGACATCGAGTCGGTTTGCGCCCTCGCCAAGGAAAAGGAGCTGCCCGCCGGCCGCTCCCGCATCCACGAGATCCGCCGCCCCTTCCGCCTCGACGGCCGCGCCGTGCCGAATCCCGAGCACCTGACCGGCCGCCGGCTCGAGGTCGGTTACTGGATCGTCCACGGGGGCGAAAGCAAGGTGAGCGACAACATCCACGTCGTCGGCGGCTACCACCTCGAGGTGCGCGAACTCGTGCTCGCCAGCCTCGCCGCCGGCTCCCTCCTGACCACCCCGGAGGAACGCTCCCAGGGCGCCCTCGTGATCGATCTCGGCAAGGGTGTCACCGACTACGTCCTCTACCGCGACGGCCATGTGCTCGTCACCGGCACCCTCCCGGTCGCCGGCGACCACCTCACCAACGACCTCAGCATCGGCCTGCGCGTGACCCTCGCCCAGGCGGAAATGCTCAAGCTCCGCCACGGCCGCGGCACGGTGCAGACCCGGGACAAGGCGGACAAGGTCTGGCTCGACGGCGACGGCGCCTTCGGGGACCGCCAGGTGCCCAAGCTCGGCATCGAGACCATTACTTCCGCCCGCACCCTCGAGCTGCTCGAGGTGGTGCGGCAGAAACTCGGCCCGGCCTTTGTGGCCGAGCATTGCGGCGCCGGCGTGATCCTCACGGGCGGCACCGCCCGCATGCCCGGCATCGAGGAGGCCGCCACCCGCGTCTTCGGCCTCAACGCCCGCCGCGGCGAGGCGCCCGCCTGGGTGAAGGACGAGCTCAAGGACCCGATGTTCAGCACCGTTCTCGGCATCTTCCAGTTCGGCCTGCGCACCGCGCACGAGCACACGCTGCCCGCCCGGCGCAAACCCGGCCTGCTGAGCAATCTCACGCGCATCTTCGCCTCTTCCTGA
- a CDS encoding cell division protein FtsQ/DivIB, which produces MKPSPSPSAESPGRSWRTIRQEVSSPAMSQRGRRRRLIAWLKVTAAVASVSLAGWGIYAVADTWSSDRAALATAVHSAPVRETVLITDGVLGHKWVSEVLGLPRGASLMTLDLPALRDKLLAHGQIRVAVLTRSFPDTLVVTLQERSPVARIQAGQGDGTTQQLLVAKDGVAYEAFGYDKPLLASLPWLDGVRLVKAGKGYAPIPGMADVSALLSTAQLQAPHLYQNWLIVSLARLEEADEIVVKAQDVPQVVFSRKRDYFKQIARLDYVLDAAGSLPEPGLQSVNLTLDGQVPVRLLGSAEETTPAPATPFPLHPSQRKSQRDL; this is translated from the coding sequence ATGAAACCTTCCCCCTCACCCTCTGCCGAGTCCCCCGGCCGTTCCTGGCGCACCATTCGCCAGGAGGTGAGCTCGCCGGCGATGTCGCAGCGCGGCCGCCGCCGGCGGCTGATCGCCTGGCTCAAGGTCACGGCCGCGGTCGCGTCGGTTTCGCTCGCCGGCTGGGGGATCTATGCGGTGGCCGATACGTGGTCCTCCGACCGCGCCGCCCTCGCCACCGCCGTGCACAGCGCCCCCGTGCGCGAGACGGTGCTCATCACCGACGGCGTGCTCGGGCATAAGTGGGTGAGCGAGGTGCTGGGCCTCCCCCGCGGGGCCAGCCTCATGACGCTCGATCTGCCCGCGCTCCGGGACAAGCTCCTCGCGCATGGCCAGATCCGGGTGGCCGTGCTGACCCGCAGTTTTCCCGACACCCTGGTCGTCACCCTGCAGGAACGTTCGCCCGTCGCCCGGATCCAGGCCGGCCAGGGCGATGGCACCACCCAACAACTGCTGGTGGCCAAGGACGGCGTGGCGTACGAGGCCTTTGGTTATGACAAGCCGCTGCTGGCCAGCCTGCCGTGGCTCGACGGCGTGCGGTTGGTCAAGGCCGGCAAGGGTTATGCTCCGATCCCCGGCATGGCCGATGTTTCCGCCCTGCTCTCCACCGCGCAGCTCCAGGCGCCCCATCTCTACCAAAACTGGCTCATCGTCTCGCTCGCCCGGCTGGAGGAAGCCGATGAGATCGTGGTGAAGGCGCAGGATGTGCCGCAGGTGGTCTTCAGCCGCAAACGCGATTACTTCAAGCAGATCGCCCGGCTCGACTATGTGCTCGACGCGGCGGGTTCCCTGCCGGAACCGGGTCTCCAGTCGGTCAACCTCACGCTCGACGGCCAGGTGCCGGTGCGCCTGCTGGGCTCGGCCGAGGAAACCACGCCGGCACCCGCCACCCCTTTCCCCCTTCACCCTTCACAACGGAAATCGCAACGTGATCTCTAA